A single Drechmeria coniospora strain ARSEF 6962 chromosome 03, whole genome shotgun sequence DNA region contains:
- a CDS encoding Zn-dependent hydrolase/oxidoreductase family protein, producing MTSSSDTPVMTSSSSAAYSTSVTKLTDGAGVPDEAASNPHHVRKGNAVSGFKNPYPSYSNPVTLTSLLRNIVWPIITGDLKQPDTKPPTVPVVAPELLPNRTASDKLRATWLGHACYYVEFPSGLRVLFDPVFEDRCSPFTFMGPKRFTPRPCDIRDIPVIDAVVISHSHYDHLSHASVLDIQKSHPDVQFFVGLGLEKWFRKSGLRNVTELDWWHDAELTVEVQPEAKGAAEGEAKARRISARISCLPCQHTSARSLFDKDTTLWCSWAVRSGQKSVWFGGDTGYRAVPRLPAGVDDYGPEYEALPRCPQFKQIGALRGPFDLGLIPIGAYYPRAAFSAMHANPFDSVEIFQDTRCEKAMGIHWGTWALTMEEVLEPPKMLREALRRKGIAETGVFDVCDIGASREF from the exons atgaCCTCGAGCTCCGACACTCCCGTcatgacgtcgtcgtcgtcggcggcgtacTCGACGAGCGTGACCAAGCTTACTGATGGCGCTGGCGTGCCGGATGAGGCGGCCTCGAACCCCCATCACGTACGCAAGGGCAATGCCGTCTCGGGCTTCAAGAATCCATACCCATCCTACTCGAACCCCGTCACGCTGACCTCCCTCCTTCGAAACATTGTCTG GCCCATCATCACCGGCGATCTCAAGCAGCCGGATACGAAGCCCCCGAcggtgcccgtcgtcgcgcccgaGTTGCTACCGAACCGAACCGCCTCGGACAAGCTCCGGGCCACCTGGCTCGGCCACGCGTGCTACTACGTCGAGTTCCCGTCCGGCCTGCGCGTCCTCTTCGACCCCGTCTTCGAGGACCGCTGCTCGCCCTTTACCTTCATGGGCCCCAAGCGCTTCACGCCCCGGCCGTGCGACATCCGGGACATACccgtcatcgacgccgtcgtcatcagccACAGCCACTACGATCACCTTTCCCACGCCTCCGTCCTCGACATCCAAAAGAGCCACCCCGACGTCCAGttcttcgtcggcctcgggctcGAGAAGTGGTTCCGCAAGAGCGGGCTCCGAAACGTCACCGAGCTCGACTGGTggcacgacgccgagctgacCGTCGAAGTCCAgcccgaggccaagggcgcggccgagggggaggCCAAGGCCCGGCGAATCTCGGCCCGCATCTCCTGCCTGCCGTGCCAGCACACGTCGGCCAGGTCGCTCTTCGACAAGGACACGACCCTGTGGTGCTCGTGGGCGGTGCGGTCCGGCCAGAAGTCGGTCTGGTTCGGCGGCGACACGGGCTACCGCGCGGTGCCGCGTCtgccggccggcgtcgacgactaCGGACCCGAGTACGAGGCTTTGCCGCGGTGTCCCCAGTTCAAGCAGATCGGCGCGCTGCGCGGGCCCTTTGACCTCGGCCTGATCCCCATCGGCGCCTACTACCCGCGcgccgccttctcggccATGCACGCGAACCCGTTCGACTCGGTCGAGATCTTCCAGGACACGCGTTGCGAGAAGGCCATGGGCATCCACTGGGGCACCTGGGCCCTGACCATGGAGGAGGTGCTCGAGCCGCCAAAGATGCTGCGCGAAGCACTGCGGCGCAAAGGCAtcgccgagacgggcgtCTTTGACGTCTGCGACATTGGCGCAAGCAGGGAGTTTTGA
- a CDS encoding ribonucleoprotein-associated protein, translating into MSEENAAWPLADATLTQEILDLLQSATHLRQAKKGANEVTKALNRGTCEIAILAADTEPLAILLHIPLLCEDKGTPYVYVPSKTMLGRACGVSRAVIAASINSNEASELAGQIKALRDKVERLAI; encoded by the exons ATGTCGGAGGAAAATGCAG CCTGGCCCTTGGCCGACGCGACCCTGACGCAGGAGATTCTCGATCTCCTGCAGTCGGCGACGCATTTGCGTCAGGCCAAGAAGGGCGCCAACGAAG TGACCAAGGCCCTCAACCGCGGCACGTGCGAAAttgccatcctcgccgccgacaccGAGCCGCTCGCCATTCTCCTGCACATTCCCCTCCTGTGCGAGGACAAGGGCACGCCCTACGTCTACGTCCCGAGCAAGACGATGCTGGGCCGCGCCTGCGGCGTCAGCcgcgccgtcatcgccgcgaGCATCAACTCCAACGAGGCGagcgagctcgccggccagATCAAGGCGCTGCGGGACAAGGTCGAGAGGCTGGCCATCTAA
- a CDS encoding adenylosuccinate lyase produces MATDGKNGTQSPYDTYQTCLTARYCSPEMARLFSQRSRHSQWRRLWLLLAESEKELGIDVISSEALEQMKQHLEVTDQDFEVARAEEKIRRHDVMAHVHAFGMAAPAAAGIIHYGATSCFVTDNAELILMRDALDLLLPKLAKVVSNLCKLAMEWKKTPTLAYTHLQPAQLITGIPTARLRFGCVGKRAAQWAQDLVFDLESIEHVRNGLLLRGAQGTTGTQASFLEIFNNDGSKCDELNGLLCKKTGFPACYQVSTQTYTRKVDLLVANAVCGLGATAQKIAGDIRHLASWQEAEEPFEATQVGSSAMAFKRNPMRSERISSLARELVSKQATTANTLAAQWMERSLDDSAVRRIDLPEMFLLADAIIGGLDNVTDGMVIYPQVIASRVQEQLPFIITETIIMRLVAKGASRQEAHEEIRLLSHQAARVVKCEGKPNDLVDRIRATKYFQPIWAELDDMLKPDLYIGRSVAIVERYCGPEGTAEKKVQPYRAVFEKSSTTELNV; encoded by the exons ATGGCAACTGATGGGAAAAATGGCACGCAGTCGCCATACGATACGTATCAGACATGCTTGACGGCGAGATACTGCAGCCCCGAAATGGCACGGCTCTTTAGCCAACGCTCTCGCCACTCGCAATGGCGCAGGCTTTGGCTGCTGCTCGCAGAGTCCGAGAAGGAGCTTGGCATCGATGTCATCTCCTCGGAAGCCCTCGAGCAGATGAAGCAACATCTTGAAGTGACCGACCAAGACTTTGAGGTTGCCCGGGCTGAGGAGAAGATTCGCCGTCACGACGTCATGGCTCACGTACACGCCTTTGGAATGGCCGCGCCTGCCGCGGCCGGTATTATccattacgga GCAACAAGCTGCTTCGTGACGGACAATGCGGAACTCATCCTCATGCGTGATGCCCTGGACCTTCTCCTCCCAAAACTAGCCAAGGTTGTCTCGAATCTGTGCAAGCTTGCCATGGAATGGAAGAAAACACCCACTCTTGCGTACACGCATTTGCAGCCAG CTCAATTGATCACAGGTATTCCAACGGCGAGACTCCGTTTCGGATGCG TTGGCAAGCGGGCAGCTCAATGGGCCCAAGATCTTGTTTTCGACCTCGAGAGCATCGAACACGTCCGCAATGGGCTGCTGCTTCGAG GCGCACAAGGAACTACGGGAACTCAAGCTTCATTCCTCGAGATTTTCAACAACGACGGCTCAAAGTGTGACGAGCTAAACGGACTCCTGTGCAAGAAGACGGGCTTTCCCGCATGCTATCAGGTGTCGACCCAAACGTACACGCGCAAGGTCGAcctgctcgtcgccaacGCCGTCTGCGGCCTTGGCGCCACGGCGCAAAAGATTGCCGGAGACATCCGCCATCTCGCGTCTTGgcaggaggcggaggagccTTTCGAAGCGACGCAGGTGGGATCAAGCGCCATGGCGTTCAAGAGGAACCCGATGCGTTCGGAGAGAATCTCCAGCCTTGCCCGAGAGCTCGTGTCGAAGCAGGCAACGACGGCAAACACGCTCGCCGCGCAATGGATGGAGCGCTCACTGGACGACAGCGCCGTCCGCCGAATCGACCTGCCCGAGAtgttcctcctcgccgacgccatcatcggcggTCTGGACAATGTTACCGACGGCATGGTCATTTACCCCCAGGTAATTGCCTCGCGTGTTCAGGAGCAACTGCCTTTCATCATCACGGAAACCATCATCATGAGGCTCGTTGCCAAGGGCGCGTCCAGGCAGGAAGCCCATGAGGAGATCCGCCTCTTGTCGCACCAAGCTGCCCGTGTCGTCAAGTGCGAAGGCAAGCCGAATGATTTGGTAGACAGGATCAGGGCTACCAAGTATTTCCAACCCATCTGGGCCGAGCTTGACGATATGCTTAAACCTGACCTCTACATCGGCCGAAGCGTTGCCATTGTGGAACGTTACTGTGGCCCGGAAGGcacggcggagaagaaggtCCAGCCATACCGAGCCGTTTTCGAGAAGTCGTCAACAACGGAGCTTAATGTCTAA
- a CDS encoding putative kinetochore protein NDC80, producing MEPSACAIEESPVCSGRLVPTCPPARRDERASVTISTTRDLVRKNGTLGNLNMNSAIPAPGSTMKRSNASNAGGAGGHVRSVSGSRQSLALSRPSQPLFQRSSSGTNLTDLGLSSVKRSSFQHPKGSYGAVPQTPAQARASSTDGDRRSSVYRPRQSTAGPVIHHQSFFQTTLQPAGVPRDPRPLKDRSFQARIGQELLEYMARNDFEAEMNHALSPNAIKSPTQKDFNNMFQWLYHRIDPSHRFLKNIDQEVPPILKQLRYPFERSITKSQLAAVGGQNWSTFLGLLHWMMQLARMLDGYAANEYGEACLEAGVDVGGDHIIFGFLSGAYRDWLSMDEDTSDEDAAQVLRPHVEAMADAFEQSRAKYTDELEMLEAENDRLLKEIEALEKSTPDPAVLDNHFKIMEEDKGKFEEYNVVAVQRSEKYEHRIKVLQGELDKLADELKEAEDERRTLQRAVDAQGISMQDMDRMTAERERLQKGIESAGQRLDEVKRKVAERESEASGKLDELERMVDGYNTAAYRIALIPATAANAHGGQYELQVTVDDGADFTSSNLQAVGGGRSSAERLLLDATTGYAPGHVLNLDLRGQVRGSFLALRKDISERRSAAMDDMMKDHELLDGIKEAIEDKRSEVDALNHRARAAEEEYEKTRELTSAQKIASEAQIEKMETELSRMRTSLTESVQLMEQREMNTTIEYEQLVLRANAQREELHTEIDRILNDVIKFKIHIQKNLDDYEGFVADELEKELGVDELRDNTQAMTL from the exons ATGGAACCATCTGCGTGCGCCATTGAAGAGTCGCCAGTATGCAGCGGACGACTCGTGCCAACGTGCCCTCCCGCACGTCGCGATGAACGGGCTTCCGTGACGATCAGCACGACACGTGACCTGGTCCGGAAGAACGGA ACGCTCGGCAACCTCAACATGAACTCGGCGATCCCCGCGCCCGGCTCGACGATGAAGCGATCCAACGCCAgcaacgccggcggcgcaggcggccACGTCCGATCCGTGTCGGGATCCAGGCAATCCCTGGCCCTGTCGAGACCGAGCCAGCCTCTCTTCCAGCGGTCCTCCTCGGGCACCAACCTCACAGACCTCGGCCTCTCCTCGGTCAAGCGGTCGTCGTTTCAGCATCCCAAGGGATCCTACGGCGCCGTGCCGCAAACGCCGGCCcaggcgagggcgtcgtcgaccgacggcgaccgCCGCAGCAGCGTCTACCGGCCGCGGCAGTCGACGGCCGGACCCGTCATCCACCACCAGAGCTTCTTCCAAACGACGCTGCAGCCGGCGGGCGTGCCCCGCGATCCTCGGCCGCTCAAGGACCGGTCCTTCCAGGCGCGCATCGGCCAGGAGCTGCTCGAGTACATGGCCCGCAACGacttcgaggccgagatgaaCCACGCACTGTCGCCAAACGCCATCAAGTCGCCGACGCAAAAGGACTTCAACAACATGTTCCAGTGGCTCTACCACCGCATCGACCCGAGCCACCGGTTCCTCAAAAACATCGACCAGGAGGTGCCGCCGATCCTGAAGCAGCTCCGATACCCGTTCGAGAGAAGCATCACCAAGagccagctcgccgccgtcggaggcCAGAACTGGAGCACCTTTCTCGGCCTGCTCCACTGGATGATGCAGCTGGCCCGGATGCTCGACGGCTACGCGGCCAACGAGTACGGCGAGGCctgcctcgaggccggcgtcgacgtcggcggcgaccacATCATATTCGGCTTCCTCAGCGGCGCCTACCGCGACTGGCTCTCCATGGACGAGGAtacgagcgacgaggacgcggctCAGGTGCTGAGGCCCcacgtcgaggccatggccgacgcgtTCGAGCAGTCGAGGGCCAAGTACacggacgagctcgagatgctcgaggccgagaacgACAGGCTGCTCAAGGAGATTGAGGCGCTCGAAAAGTCGACGCCCGACCCGGCCGTGCTGGACAACCACTTCAAGATCATGGAGGAGGACAAGGGCAAGTTCGAGGAGTACAACGTCGTGGCGGTGCAGCGGTCGGAAAAGTACGAGCATCGGATCAAGGTGCTGCAGGGGGAGCTCgacaagctcgccgacgagctcaaggaggccgaggacgagaggcgGACGCTCCAgagggccgtcgacgcgcaaGGCATCAGCATGCAGGATATGGACCGCATGACGGCCGAGCGCGAACGGCTGCAGAAGGGCATCGAGTCGGCCGGCCAGAGGCTCGACGAGGTGAAGCGGAAGGTGGCGGAGCGCGAGTCGGAGGCGAgcggcaagctcgacgagctcgagcgcaTGGTGGACGGGTACAACACGGCGGCCTACCGGATCGCGCTCATccccgcgacggcggccaacgcCCACGGCGGCCAGTACGAGCTCCAGGtgacggtcgacgacggcgccgacttTACGTCGAGCAACCtccaggccgtcggcggcggccggtcgtcggccgagcggctgctgctggacgCCACGACCGGCTACGCGCCCGGGCACGTCCTCAACCTCGACCTCCGGGGCCAGGTCCGCGGCAGCTTCCTCGCGCTGCGCAAGGACATTTCGGAGCGGCGCAGcgccgccatggacgacATGATGAAGGACCACGAGCTGCTGGACGGCATCAAGGAGGCAATCGAGGACAAGCGgagcgaggtcgacgccctCAACCaccgggcgagggcggccgaggaggagtaCGAGAAGACGCGGGAGCTGACGAGCGCGCAAAAGATTGCGTCGGAGGCGCAGATTGAGAAGATGGAAACGGAGCTGTCCCGGATGCGGACGAGCCTGACGGAATCGGTGCAGCTGATGGAGCAGCGCGAGATGAACACGACGATCGA GTACGAGCAGCTCGTTTTGCGGGCAAACGCGCAGCGAGAGGAGCTGCACACGGAGATTGACCGCATCCTCAACGACGTCATCAAGTTCAAGATTCACATCCAAAAGAATCTCGACGACTACGAgggcttcgtcgccgacgagctggaaaaggagctcggcgtcgacgagctgcgcgACAACACGCAGGCGATGACACTATGA
- a CDS encoding hypothetical protein (related to PEROXISOMAL MEMBRANE PROTEIN PER10) — translation MQAQVQPPAKSPDEAQLTCLFASSSSTNEPESAMAIREDLVASADPSVASSTVENKITFLRSKNLTQEEIDASLARASGQAPPPAGQYAGGPSGPPQQYFQPHPQYGWQPQPLPPRRDWRDWFIMATVVSGVGYGLYTLGKRYVYPLVAPPTPERIEQDKKSIEEQFDKAFGLVEQLAQDTEALKAAEEQRTARLDTAIGDLETVMSELKAANRRREDEAQRMRDEVQALKDAIPKAMENQKDVTDKRLSEINTELSSLKTLVSQRMASNAAPATSSSLLRPSSNGTANRTPTPTVESGSEPAGTPSAETAKLATKTTPLHRPINGGSGKASIPAWQMAAANKGAAANKSEANGVEGEASGSQEASSSS, via the exons ATGCAGGCACAGGTCCAGCCACCGGCAAAGTCTCCGGACGAGGCTCAGCTGACGTGCCTCTTCGCTTCTTCATCCTCCACCAACGAGCCCGAG tcggccatggccattcGCGAGGATCTCGTGGCCTCGGCG GACCCGAGCgtcgcatcctcgacggTCGAGAACAAGATTACCTTTCTACGGTCCAAAAACCTGACGCAGGAGGAGATTgacgcctccctcgcccgaGCCAGCGGGCAGGCGCCTCCACCAGCTGGACAGTACGCCGGGGGACCATCCGGACCTCCCCAGCAGTACTTCCAGCCGCACCCCCAGTATGGGtggcagccgcagccgctgccCCCTCGGAGGGATTGGAGAGACTGGTTCATCATGGCGACGGTCGTCAGCGGAGTAGGGTACGGCCTCTACACGCTGGGCAAG CGATACGTATACCCCTTGGTGGCGCCCCCGACGCCGGAGAGGATCGAGCAGGACAAGAAGTCGATCGAGGAGCAGTTCGACAAGGCCTTTGGCTTGGTGGAGCAGCTTGCCCAAGATACCGAGGCgctcaaggcggccgaggagcagcggacggcgaggctcgaCACGGCCATTGGGGATCTCGAGACGGTCATGTCGGAGCTCAAGGCGGCGAACAGGCGTCGCGAGGATGAGGCGCAGCGGATGAGGGACGAGGTGCAGGCGCTCAAGGACGCGATCCCCAAGGCCATGGAGAACCAGAAGGACGTGACGGACAAGCGGCTGTCGGAAATCAACACGGAGCTCTCGAGCCTCAAGACGTTGGTGTCGCAGAGAATGGCGTCGAacgcggcgccggcgacgtcgagcagcCTCCTGCGGCCGTCCTCCAACGGGACAGCCAAccgcacgccgacgccgacggtcgAGAGCGGCTCGGAGCCAGCCGGGACACCGTCTGCGGAGACGGCCAAGctggcgacgaagacgacgccgttgcACAGGCCGATCAATGGCGGGTCGGGAAAGGCATCGATTCCGGCCTGGCAGATGGCCGCGGCAAACAAGGGCGCGGCGGCAAACAAGAGCGAAGCGAACggtgtcgagggcgaggcaaGCGGGTCCCAAGAAGCGAGCAGCAGCTCGTAG